The genomic segment GGCACCGAGCCGAAGCTCAAGTGCTACCTGGAGGTTATCGCCACGGATCGCCCAGCTGCGGAGCAGCGTCTCGCCCAGCTGAAGACAGAGTTCGCGGCAGCCCTCGGGTTGTAGACGCTTGAGGTTCTCAAGCCCTTAAGGGCCGCAAGTCTCGAGGTCGCAACGGCACAGGGGCCCGCCTCGCGCTACTGCCCCGCGCTCCCGCCCCGCGTGACTGGCGCGCCAGCTTTATAGACTCGATATCGACGGCAGCATCCTGCAATCTGCAGGGTGCTGCCGTCGTGCGTGTACCGGTGGCCTCGCGTGGACGAGTTCTAGGGGCGCCCGATCTAGCCGCGCGAGGAGCGTGGCTGTCCCTCTTGGTAGCCGGCAGCAGACTGGATGCCCACCACGGCACGCTCATGAAACCGCGGGATGGAGTCCGCGCCGGCGTAGGTGAAGGAGGAACGCACACCACTGATGATGGAATCCACCTGGTCTTCCACTCCGCCCCGTGCAGGGTCGATGTAGATGCGGGCGGAGGAGATGCCTTCTTCAAACATTTCGCGCCGGGCGCGCTCGAAGGCCTCGGTGCGCTGGTTGCGGTTTTCTACCGCACGCCGTGAGGCCATCCCGAAGGACTCCTTGTACATGCGTCCGTCCGCGTCGTGCATCAGATCGCCGGGGGATTCGAAGGTGCCCGCAAACCACGAGCCGATCATGACATTCGACGCGCCCGCAGCCAAGGCCAAAGCCACGTCGCGAGGATCGCGGACCCCGCCATCGGCCCACACGTGCGCTCCGAGCTCCTTCGCTGCGGCAGCGCATTCAAGCACCGCCGTGAACTGCGGGCGGCCTACGCCCGTTTGCATCCTGGTGGTGCACATAGCCCCTGGGCCCACACCGACCTTGATGATGTCCGCCCCAGCCTCCACGAGATCCCGTACGCCCTCGGCGGTGACGATGTTGCCGGCCACGATAGGCACGCCCGGATCCATTGCCCGCACCCGCTTCACCGCAGAGATCATTGAGTCTTGGTGGCCGTGTGCGGTGTCTACCACCAGTACGTCGGCCCCAGCGTCGATAAGCACGCGTACGCGCTGCTCAATATCGCCATTGATGCCGATGGCGGCGCCCACCCGCAAACGGCCTTGTGCATCCACCGCAGGGGTGTACACCGTGGCCCTCAGCGCAGACGTGCGCGTCATGATCCCAGCCAGGCAGCCGTCGCTATCGACTACCGGGGCGAGTTTGCGGGAGGCATCACGCAGCCGACTAAAGGCTTCTTGGGGCTCGATGTTCGCAGGCAGAGTAAGCAGGGAGGTGGCCATGAGTGCGCCCACCTGGGTGAAGTTATCGGCGCCCAGCAGATCCTTTTCCGTAATCAACCCCACCGGCTTATCCTCTGCCACCACAATGGCGGCGCCGTGGGCGCGCTTGTGAATGAGGTGGCGGGTGTAGCCCACCGTGTGGTGCGGCTTCACCGTGATCGGGGTGTCGAAGGTGAGGTGGGCGGCTTTGACCTCGCGGATCGTGTCGGCGGCGATCTCTGCGGGCACATCTTGCGGCAGGATAGCCAGCCCGCCGCGGCGGGCGATGGTCTCCGCCATGCGTCGACCAGCAACCGCTGTCATGTTCGCCACCACCAGCGGGATGGTGGTGCCGGTGCCGTCGTGGGTGCTTAAGTCCACGTGCATCCGCGACCCCACGGAGGAACGCGAGGGCACCATAAACACATCGGAGTAGGTCAGTTCATGGGTGGGCTGTTCAAGAAAGCGCATGCCCCGTACTTTACGTGCAGGCCAGGACACCGCCGTGGGCCGCCGTGTGTGAAGCGCTAAGGCGAGAGCCCGCATTCCAACCAGAAAAACCGTCTGCACGCAGCGGTGACACGGCGTGTAGACGGTGATTGAAACAGGTAAAGGTGGGCCTAGATTCCCGTGAGCTCTTTGAGATCACCGAACACTTCCATGTTGTGGCGGAAGGCGCGACCGGCCTCGTCGAGCACCCGTTCGCGCTGCTCATCAGTGAGCTTGAGGTTATCCAGCTTCTCGCGGTAGGAATCCTTGTACTTTTTGGGCTTATCGATGCCGAGGAAACGGTAGAAGTTCAGTGCGTTTTCATCCACCCCGTAGTGGCGCTTGAGCATCACCGCAATCACCTGGCCGCCGGAGAGATCGCCGAGATAGCGCACGTAGTGGTGCGCCAGGGCAGCAGGGCCATCGGCCAATGCGCCGATCTCCGCCAAGCGGACGCAGTAGCGGGCGGTGGCGGGCAGCATGGTGAGGTTCTCCCGCCAATCATCCGAACCGTGCAGGGCGCGTAGGTCCTGGCGTAGCTGCGGCAGGCGCATCAGGGTTTCGTCATAGATGAGCGCAAAGATCGGATCGTTTTGCAGCCCGCGGCTCATGGATTCCAAAGCAGCGTAGAACTGGTAGGTCTGCTCGAGCAGAGCTGTGTAGGCGGAAACATCGAGCTCACCGCCGACGACCTTCTTGATGAACTCGGCGTTTTCCGCCAAGTCGTGTGCCTGGGCGGTAGAGGCCTTAAGTGCTACGGACAAAGGCTCAGCAACAGAGGCAGTCATGGGGGTCCTTTCAGCGAAGGTGGGGCGGTGGTTACTCCCACCGCCGCGGCGCCGGGCCTTCAGTCACGTGCCTAGCGCAGCAGAGGGGAGGGAGTTCAACCCCCGAAGGAAATGTTACAGTGTAGCCTAACCTTATAGTTTTCTGAGGGCAAGGAGCGGCGGTGAGAATCTTTGGGCTTAGCGCTTGTGTTCGCTACAGGCGTACA from the Corynebacterium ciconiae DSM 44920 genome contains:
- a CDS encoding GuaB1 family IMP dehydrogenase-related protein is translated as MRFLEQPTHELTYSDVFMVPSRSSVGSRMHVDLSTHDGTGTTIPLVVANMTAVAGRRMAETIARRGGLAILPQDVPAEIAADTIREVKAAHLTFDTPITVKPHHTVGYTRHLIHKRAHGAAIVVAEDKPVGLITEKDLLGADNFTQVGALMATSLLTLPANIEPQEAFSRLRDASRKLAPVVDSDGCLAGIMTRTSALRATVYTPAVDAQGRLRVGAAIGINGDIEQRVRVLIDAGADVLVVDTAHGHQDSMISAVKRVRAMDPGVPIVAGNIVTAEGVRDLVEAGADIIKVGVGPGAMCTTRMQTGVGRPQFTAVLECAAAAKELGAHVWADGGVRDPRDVALALAAGASNVMIGSWFAGTFESPGDLMHDADGRMYKESFGMASRRAVENRNQRTEAFERARREMFEEGISSARIYIDPARGGVEDQVDSIISGVRSSFTYAGADSIPRFHERAVVGIQSAAGYQEGQPRSSRG
- a CDS encoding heme oxygenase (biliverdin-producing); protein product: MTASVAEPLSVALKASTAQAHDLAENAEFIKKVVGGELDVSAYTALLEQTYQFYAALESMSRGLQNDPIFALIYDETLMRLPQLRQDLRALHGSDDWRENLTMLPATARYCVRLAEIGALADGPAALAHHYVRYLGDLSGGQVIAVMLKRHYGVDENALNFYRFLGIDKPKKYKDSYREKLDNLKLTDEQRERVLDEAGRAFRHNMEVFGDLKELTGI